In Herbinix luporum, a single window of DNA contains:
- a CDS encoding carbohydrate ABC transporter permease, translating to MRKNRKSVEGRKETEKRNSIGKIFIKGDLLTKLSFLIMGASNLFRGQIIKGLLFLFIELVYLYYMITAGASALVGLRTLGTKTQTMVMDETLGIFVVQKGDNSMLILLAGVVTIFVSVVFLVAWKANLNAAKEAQELQEQGKKLPSFAMDLASYFDKKLYRTLMALPLVGILLFTVLPLFFMILIAFTNFDNAHQPPGNLFTWVGLDNFKTLLLSGQKIGKTFWPVLGWTIIWAILATFLNYIGGILLALLINREGTKLKGMWRTIFVISIAIPQFVSLLAIRLMLKNDGPINYLLQEMGIIGEKEFLPFLSNPTWARVTVVVVNLWVGIPYTMLVVTGILKNIPKELYEAAKVDGANPFVIFVKITMPYVLFVTSPYLITQFIGNINNFNVIYFLTGGGPLSLDYYQAGKTDLLVTWLYRLTTGNTKDYSYASAIGIIVFMLSATFSLITYRFTSSYKREEEFQ from the coding sequence GTGAGAAAGAATAGAAAAAGTGTAGAGGGAAGGAAAGAAACTGAGAAAAGAAATTCAATAGGAAAGATATTTATAAAAGGAGATTTACTTACAAAACTATCATTCCTAATTATGGGTGCTTCTAACCTTTTCAGAGGGCAAATCATAAAAGGACTCTTGTTTCTATTTATAGAACTTGTCTATCTGTACTATATGATAACTGCCGGAGCCTCTGCATTGGTTGGACTTAGAACATTGGGAACTAAAACACAGACTATGGTAATGGATGAAACCCTAGGTATTTTTGTGGTTCAAAAGGGAGATAACTCCATGCTGATTTTATTGGCCGGTGTTGTGACTATTTTTGTTTCTGTGGTCTTTTTGGTAGCATGGAAGGCTAACCTTAATGCAGCAAAAGAAGCACAAGAATTACAAGAACAAGGGAAAAAACTTCCCAGTTTTGCCATGGATCTGGCCTCATATTTTGATAAAAAGTTGTATAGAACTCTAATGGCCCTACCTTTAGTGGGGATCCTACTTTTTACTGTATTGCCTTTATTTTTTATGATATTAATAGCATTTACTAATTTTGATAATGCTCATCAGCCACCGGGTAATTTATTTACATGGGTTGGCCTGGATAATTTTAAGACACTTCTATTATCAGGACAGAAAATTGGCAAGACATTTTGGCCGGTCTTGGGCTGGACAATTATTTGGGCAATACTTGCTACATTCTTAAATTATATCGGTGGAATTTTACTGGCCTTATTAATTAACCGTGAAGGTACTAAGTTGAAGGGTATGTGGAGAACTATATTTGTTATTTCTATTGCAATTCCGCAGTTTGTCTCCCTACTGGCTATAAGGCTAATGCTAAAAAACGACGGCCCTATTAATTATCTTCTTCAAGAAATGGGTATTATCGGGGAAAAAGAATTTCTACCTTTTTTATCAAACCCTACTTGGGCAAGAGTTACCGTAGTAGTTGTAAATCTATGGGTTGGTATACCATACACTATGTTGGTGGTTACAGGTATCTTAAAGAATATTCCGAAAGAATTATATGAAGCAGCAAAGGTTGACGGAGCCAATCCTTTTGTAATATTTGTAAAAATAACAATGCCTTATGTACTATTTGTTACATCACCATATTTGATAACTCAGTTTATTGGTAATATCAATAACTTTAATGTTATATATTTCTTAACAGGCGGAGGGCCTTTAAGTCTAGATTACTATCAGGCAGGAAAGACGGATTTGCTGGTTACATGGTTATATAGGCTTACCACAGGCAACACTAAAGATTATTCATATGCATCCGCCATAGGTATTATTGTATTTATGCTATCGGCCACTTTTTCACTAATTACATATAGGTTCACCTCATCATATAAACGGGAGGAGGAGTTTCAATAA
- a CDS encoding sugar ABC transporter permease produces MKTHKSSKINKVTKNIFSHLFLLILSLIWLFPIFWIVITSFRGERGSFTPYFWPKSFTIDNYVKLFTETQQFYYAKWFMNTLFVAICSCILSTFYVLGISYSISRLRFKMRKPFMNVALILGMFPGFMSMIAVYYILKGLNITQSLLSLILVYSGGAGLGFYIAKGFFDTIPKAIDEAAWIDGATKWKVFTKITIPLSKPIIIYTILTSFLAPWTDYIFVSVIMGDNYDKYTIALGLYKMLEDEFITTWYTRFAAGAVIVSIPISILFIIMQKYYADGVTGAVKG; encoded by the coding sequence ATGAAAACACATAAGAGTAGTAAGATAAATAAAGTAACTAAAAATATTTTTTCTCATTTATTTTTGCTTATACTATCATTAATATGGCTCTTTCCGATTTTTTGGATTGTTATAACCTCCTTTCGTGGTGAACGAGGATCATTTACCCCATACTTTTGGCCTAAATCATTTACAATCGATAATTATGTTAAGTTATTTACCGAAACACAACAGTTTTATTATGCCAAGTGGTTTATGAATACCTTGTTTGTAGCAATCTGTTCATGTATTTTATCTACTTTCTATGTTTTGGGAATATCATATTCTATTTCAAGATTACGTTTTAAGATGAGAAAACCTTTCATGAATGTGGCTTTAATATTGGGAATGTTTCCAGGGTTTATGTCAATGATAGCGGTCTATTATATTTTAAAGGGCCTTAATATAACCCAGTCACTACTTTCCTTGATTTTAGTTTATTCAGGAGGAGCCGGCTTAGGTTTCTATATTGCTAAGGGCTTCTTTGATACTATACCAAAAGCTATAGATGAAGCTGCATGGATTGACGGTGCCACTAAGTGGAAGGTGTTTACAAAGATTACCATACCCCTGTCTAAACCAATTATTATATATACAATATTGACATCCTTTCTTGCACCCTGGACAGATTACATATTTGTAAGCGTTATAATGGGAGATAACTATGATAAATATACCATTGCCTTAGGATTATATAAAATGTTAGAGGATGAATTTATTACGACCTGGTACACTAGATTTGCGGCGGGGGCTGTTATAGTATCCATACCTATATCTATCTTGTTTATTATCATGCAAAAATACTATGCTGACGGTGTAACCGGAGCAGTAAAGGGTTAA
- a CDS encoding alpha-amylase family glycosyl hydrolase translates to MKFLKYLGFIIILMYALIGCNKHLEKTESEQLNEEPTMKPIEQSENTQTITVPEYKYRQKLNIIDDNYRTYYEVFLYSFYDSNGDGIGDINGLIEKLDYINDGKEDSDTSLGFNGIWLMPIMPSASYHKYDVQDYYDIDPEYGTLDDFKKLVDECNKRGIKLIIDLVINHTSNMHPWFVSALKSLNIDPCGQEICRHEKLCREHNPYVDYYNFVEGKPDRSDYYHTGIGDWYYEGVFSQNMPDLNLANTDLRKDIEDIMKYWLDFGIGGFRLDAALHYFSDDTEKNCEVLSWLNDFIKSYNENHYMVAEVWTNFRTFSRYYASNIDSVFNFAFAMESGKITKTLNYKGFENTAKAFGEAMIQVQKVLDQYSKSTIDAPFFTNHDTARAAGYFMYDPVKTKMAGGMNLMMSGNVFVYYGEELGMSGAGKDENKRAPMYWFDDYKKNGMTKGPKDMDKVDHHFGSFEKQMKDPLSIYNYYKRAVRLRNENPEIARGIISYMTEISDQDICAISKTYKDSTIYMLYNISEEEKVVTVPKNAYTYKDIRGYLSANGEEVTLDDDKVTLPAYSIVILK, encoded by the coding sequence ATGAAGTTCCTTAAATATCTTGGCTTTATCATAATTTTAATGTATGCTTTAATTGGATGTAATAAACACCTTGAAAAGACTGAATCAGAGCAATTAAATGAGGAGCCGACTATGAAACCTATAGAGCAATCAGAAAACACCCAGACTATAACAGTGCCTGAGTATAAGTACCGTCAAAAATTAAATATAATTGACGATAATTATCGTACATATTATGAGGTGTTTCTATATTCATTTTATGATAGTAACGGAGATGGCATCGGTGATATTAATGGTTTGATTGAGAAGTTAGATTATATCAATGATGGTAAAGAGGATAGTGACACCAGTCTTGGTTTTAACGGAATATGGCTTATGCCAATTATGCCCTCTGCTTCTTATCATAAATATGATGTCCAAGATTACTATGATATAGATCCGGAATACGGTACTTTAGATGATTTTAAGAAACTTGTTGATGAATGTAACAAAAGAGGAATTAAACTTATTATTGATCTTGTGATAAATCATACTTCAAATATGCATCCATGGTTTGTATCGGCTCTTAAAAGCTTGAATATAGACCCCTGTGGACAGGAAATATGTAGACATGAAAAATTATGTAGGGAACATAACCCTTATGTGGACTACTATAACTTCGTAGAGGGTAAGCCGGATAGAAGCGATTACTATCATACGGGGATAGGTGATTGGTATTATGAAGGAGTCTTTAGTCAGAATATGCCCGACTTAAATCTGGCTAATACAGATTTAAGAAAAGATATTGAAGACATAATGAAGTATTGGCTTGATTTTGGCATAGGTGGCTTTAGGCTTGATGCGGCACTGCATTATTTCTCCGATGATACGGAAAAAAATTGTGAAGTTCTGTCATGGCTAAATGATTTTATAAAGAGTTATAATGAAAATCATTATATGGTAGCCGAGGTTTGGACTAATTTTAGAACATTCTCCAGATATTATGCCAGTAATATTGACAGTGTATTTAATTTTGCTTTTGCAATGGAAAGTGGAAAGATTACAAAAACTTTAAATTATAAAGGTTTCGAAAATACGGCTAAGGCATTTGGAGAAGCAATGATACAGGTTCAAAAAGTACTGGATCAATACTCTAAAAGTACTATAGATGCTCCCTTTTTCACAAATCATGACACAGCTAGGGCAGCAGGATACTTTATGTACGACCCGGTTAAGACAAAAATGGCTGGCGGAATGAATTTAATGATGAGTGGAAATGTTTTCGTTTATTACGGTGAAGAGCTTGGTATGAGCGGAGCCGGAAAAGATGAAAATAAGAGAGCACCTATGTATTGGTTTGATGATTATAAGAAGAATGGTATGACAAAAGGTCCTAAGGATATGGATAAGGTTGACCATCATTTCGGATCTTTTGAAAAGCAGATGAAAGATCCCCTATCGATTTATAATTATTATAAAAGGGCAGTTCGTCTCCGTAATGAGAATCCGGAAATAGCCAGGGGGATAATATCGTACATGACAGAAATTTCAGATCAAGATATCTGTGCCATATCCAAGACCTACAAGGATAGTACAATCTATATGTTATATAATATTTCAGAAGAAGAAAAGGTTGTAACAGTACCAAAGAATGCATATACATATAAGGATATAAGAGGATACTTAAGTGCAAATGGAGAAGAAGTGACACTAGATGATGATAAAGTAACTTTGCCGGCTTATTCCATAGTAATTCTAAAATAA
- a CDS encoding metallophosphoesterase has translation MNKSDTIKKRIVIRVLALVCLIVLLIWIYWGNNSIEVSQLRIEDKLIPESLNGFTIVHISDLHNKEFGKQQENLLKKIKEAKPDLIAITGDIIDSRSTDIKKALDLIEGAIKVAPIYFVTGNHEAWAEEYKDLKKHLEQTGVIILDDNMVNILEGNTAIQLIGLADPDFTVKSDLLNEVKAMVNTKLQNMVSTEASYRILLSHRPELIDVYEKNSINLVLSGHAHGGQFRIPFIGGLIAPDQGFFPKYTEGLYRVGETKLIVSRGLGNSIIPFRINNRPELVVITLTNIKEK, from the coding sequence ATGAATAAATCAGATACAATCAAAAAAAGAATAGTAATTAGAGTTCTTGCATTAGTCTGTTTAATTGTACTTCTAATATGGATTTATTGGGGAAATAATTCAATTGAAGTAAGCCAGCTAAGAATAGAAGATAAGTTGATACCAGAATCCCTTAATGGTTTTACTATAGTTCATATCTCTGATTTACATAATAAAGAATTCGGAAAGCAGCAAGAAAACTTACTTAAAAAAATTAAGGAAGCAAAACCTGATTTAATTGCAATAACAGGAGATATTATTGATTCAAGAAGCACTGATATCAAAAAGGCCTTAGACCTGATTGAAGGAGCAATTAAGGTAGCACCTATATATTTTGTAACGGGTAATCATGAAGCATGGGCTGAGGAATATAAAGACTTAAAAAAACATCTAGAGCAAACAGGAGTAATAATACTAGACGACAATATGGTAAACATTCTTGAGGGTAATACAGCTATACAATTAATCGGTCTTGCTGATCCGGATTTCACAGTTAAAAGCGATTTGCTTAATGAAGTAAAAGCAATGGTTAACACAAAGTTGCAGAATATGGTTAGTACAGAAGCCTCTTATAGAATTTTACTTTCTCATAGACCTGAATTAATTGATGTTTATGAAAAAAACTCTATTAATTTAGTATTAAGTGGGCATGCCCATGGTGGACAGTTTAGGATACCATTTATAGGAGGGCTTATAGCCCCGGATCAAGGCTTTTTTCCAAAATATACAGAGGGCTTGTATAGGGTTGGAGAAACCAAACTGATAGTTAGTCGAGGACTTGGAAATAGTATTATACCCTTTCGAATTAATAATCGCCCTGAATTAGTTGTTATAACACTTACAAATATAAAGGAAAAGTAA
- a CDS encoding alpha-glucosidase has translation MLTKNSRIKEIYANPIGRDIINRVLLQMKISKKAINNPIIGNLKIKDLPKLLKNRLDDEFIDVLLNLSNTEKEIVRADEGPIKKAWWKEAVFYQIYPRSFKDSNGDGIGDLQGIISKLDYIKKLGIDAIWLSPIYDSPNDDNGYDIRDYKKIMDEFGTMEDFDQLLDEVHNRGMGLIMDLVVNHTSDEHQWYQRAISEPDSKYGDYYIFKDQPNNWTSIFGGSAWNYVEERNQYALHLFSKKQMDLNWENENLRAEIHDMIRWWLEKGVDGFRLDVINYISKSHGIPDGSESIGKVMGLYGMEHYFYGPNLHRYLRELKEKVFMPYNAFTVGETPGIGMEMSKLLTAEDRNELDMVFSFDHLETPGHYKFDDYRYDLNYLKKYMIDLMENYGNCCHPSLFFENHDNPRMISKINPDPQYRNVLGKLLAVILLTLRGTPFIYQGQELGMINQDFKTIEDLRDVESLNLYRELTKSMDKDKAFKKVLAGSRDHARTPMQWEDQEYAGFSTGKPWIMMDHDYKNCNVDAQLNDEDSILNFYQKLIALRKEHNVIPYGDVIFTNKMVKNLFTYYRKDENEILYVEINLSPNKKKRAKLPEGERLLSNYEVISLSHLQPYEASIWKIK, from the coding sequence ATGCTTACAAAAAACAGTCGTATTAAGGAAATATATGCAAATCCGATTGGCCGTGATATTATTAATCGTGTTCTTTTACAAATGAAAATCAGCAAAAAAGCCATTAATAATCCAATCATTGGCAATCTGAAGATAAAAGATTTGCCCAAATTACTAAAAAACAGGTTGGACGATGAATTTATAGATGTATTACTTAATCTGTCAAATACTGAAAAGGAAATAGTAAGGGCTGATGAAGGCCCCATTAAAAAAGCTTGGTGGAAGGAAGCAGTATTTTATCAGATTTATCCAAGAAGTTTTAAGGATAGTAATGGTGATGGTATTGGGGATTTACAAGGTATTATCAGTAAATTGGACTACATAAAAAAGTTAGGAATTGATGCAATCTGGCTTTCACCAATTTATGATTCGCCTAACGATGATAATGGTTATGATATCAGAGATTACAAAAAAATAATGGACGAGTTTGGAACAATGGAGGACTTTGATCAGTTACTAGATGAGGTTCATAATCGAGGCATGGGATTAATTATGGATTTGGTAGTAAACCATACTTCAGATGAACATCAGTGGTATCAGAGGGCCATTAGTGAACCTGATTCTAAATATGGAGATTATTATATATTTAAAGATCAGCCAAACAATTGGACATCAATTTTTGGCGGAAGTGCATGGAACTACGTTGAGGAAAGGAATCAATATGCTCTTCATTTGTTCTCTAAGAAACAGATGGATTTAAATTGGGAAAATGAAAATTTACGTGCTGAGATACACGATATGATTAGGTGGTGGCTAGAAAAAGGTGTTGACGGATTTCGTTTAGATGTTATTAATTATATTTCTAAGAGCCATGGCATACCGGATGGCAGTGAAAGTATCGGTAAAGTGATGGGGCTTTATGGGATGGAACACTATTTCTACGGACCTAATCTCCACCGGTATCTACGTGAATTAAAGGAAAAGGTATTTATGCCATACAATGCTTTTACCGTCGGAGAAACTCCAGGAATAGGTATGGAGATGAGTAAGTTACTGACTGCAGAAGATCGAAATGAACTGGATATGGTGTTTTCCTTTGATCATTTAGAAACACCGGGTCACTATAAATTTGATGATTATAGGTATGATCTTAATTATTTAAAAAAATATATGATAGATTTGATGGAGAACTACGGTAATTGCTGTCATCCTTCGCTGTTTTTTGAAAACCATGATAATCCCCGTATGATATCTAAGATAAATCCAGATCCACAGTATAGGAATGTTCTTGGGAAGTTGCTGGCAGTAATTTTGCTAACATTACGTGGAACACCCTTTATATATCAAGGACAAGAGCTTGGCATGATTAATCAAGACTTTAAAACGATTGAAGATCTTAGGGATGTTGAGTCCTTAAATCTTTATAGGGAACTTACTAAGAGTATGGATAAAGATAAGGCATTTAAAAAGGTCTTAGCCGGTTCTAGAGACCATGCAAGAACTCCCATGCAATGGGAGGATCAAGAATATGCAGGTTTTTCTACCGGCAAACCATGGATTATGATGGACCATGATTATAAAAATTGTAATGTGGATGCACAGTTAAATGATGAAGATTCCATTTTGAATTTTTATCAGAAATTAATAGCACTTAGAAAAGAACATAATGTCATTCCTTATGGGGATGTGATTTTCACCAATAAAATGGTGAAAAACCTCTTCACCTATTATCGGAAGGATGAAAATGAGATTTTATATGTTGAAATAAATTTAAGTCCAAATAAAAAGAAAAGGGCAAAACTTCCGGAGGGAGAGAGGCTACTGTCGAATTATGAAGTGATATCCTTGTCACATTTGCAACCCTATGAGGCAAGTATTTGGAAAATTAAATAG
- a CDS encoding cyclase family protein, producing the protein MKYIDLSHHIINNMPVYPGDSQVKLYQDKHLEEDGYTGYKLEIGMHAGTHIDTPMHLLKQETFINEISLDKFVGRGCLLDVRNEKIIKYKAEYADIKENDIVILFTNYSKLYGSQEYYTNHPVISKELGTFLVEKKIKMIGIDMPSPDRYPFEIHKLFFENNILIIENLTNLNKLLEVDNFEIIAFPLKIEAEAALVRVVARIDNCYT; encoded by the coding sequence ATGAAATATATAGATTTAAGTCACCATATAATAAATAATATGCCCGTTTATCCGGGAGATAGCCAGGTTAAATTATATCAAGATAAACACTTGGAGGAGGATGGGTATACAGGTTATAAGTTAGAGATTGGTATGCATGCCGGTACCCATATCGATACGCCAATGCATTTGTTGAAACAGGAGACATTTATTAATGAGATTTCTTTAGATAAATTTGTAGGCAGAGGCTGCTTACTGGATGTTAGAAATGAAAAAATAATTAAGTACAAAGCAGAATATGCAGATATTAAAGAAAATGATATTGTAATACTATTTACAAATTACAGCAAATTATATGGAAGTCAAGAGTATTACACAAATCATCCGGTGATTAGTAAAGAGTTAGGGACTTTCCTTGTTGAGAAGAAAATAAAAATGATAGGTATCGATATGCCCTCTCCAGATAGATATCCATTTGAGATTCATAAGTTATTTTTTGAAAATAATATTTTGATTATTGAAAACCTAACAAATTTGAATAAGCTATTAGAAGTAGATAATTTTGAAATTATAGCATTTCCATTAAAAATAGAAGCAGAAGCAGCTTTAGTAAGAGTAGTTGCAAGGATTGATAATTGTTATACTTAA
- the rpiA gene encoding ribose-5-phosphate isomerase RpiA encodes MEEKRIAAKRAVDYVHDGMIVGLGTGTTAYWAIKKLALKVHEGLNIKAIATSIQSEELARKLGISLISFSDIDEIDITIDGADEVDYNFNLIKGGGGALLREKIVAAASKQLVIVVDQSKLVNRLGLFPLPVEIVKFGHEVTMKNLSKLQCKAKLRMKNEKVFVTDNGNYIVDCHFDSIENPKELHNKINLIPGVVDNGLFVDMADKVIVGYQNGEVKELY; translated from the coding sequence ATGGAGGAAAAAAGAATTGCTGCAAAGCGGGCAGTTGATTATGTACATGATGGTATGATTGTAGGATTGGGTACAGGCACAACTGCTTATTGGGCAATTAAAAAATTAGCTTTAAAAGTTCATGAAGGACTAAATATAAAAGCAATTGCTACATCAATTCAATCTGAAGAACTTGCAAGAAAATTAGGTATTAGTTTAATTTCATTTTCTGATATAGATGAAATTGACATTACAATTGATGGTGCTGATGAAGTTGATTACAATTTTAATCTAATTAAGGGAGGAGGGGGAGCATTATTAAGAGAAAAGATTGTAGCAGCAGCAAGTAAGCAGCTAGTCATTGTAGTCGATCAGAGTAAGTTAGTAAACCGCTTAGGTTTATTTCCGTTACCGGTTGAGATTGTTAAGTTTGGACATGAAGTTACAATGAAAAATCTTAGCAAGCTGCAGTGTAAAGCAAAATTACGAATGAAAAATGAGAAGGTATTTGTGACTGACAACGGCAACTATATTGTTGATTGTCATTTTGATAGTATAGAAAATCCAAAGGAACTTCATAACAAGATTAACTTAATTCCGGGGGTTGTGGATAATGGCTTGTTTGTAGATATGGCAGATAAAGTCATAGTGGGTTATCAAAATGGAGAAGTAAAAGAACTATATTGA
- a CDS encoding ABC transporter ATP-binding protein/permease: protein MLQIKNVVKTYVTGELTQNALKEVSINFRKNEFVSILGPSGSGKTTLLNIIGGLDRYSWGDLIINGVSTKKYKDSDWDFYRNNSIGFVFQSYNLIPHQSVLSNVELALTLSGISRRERKQRAKAVLNKVGLGDHIHKRPNQLSGGQMQRVAIARALINNPDILLADEPTGALDSETSLQIMDLLKEIAKDKLVIMVTHNSDLAEKYSTRIVKLLDGKIIDDSNPYEVEEEAVKQEKRKKVSMSFLTALSLSFNNLRTKKGRTILTSLAGSIGIIGIALILSLSTGMNEYISKVQKDTMSSYPITISSETIDMARIMGMNSETVGTIEDNTNQNEATAVYADYSDLEASEMILSSFVKNNLTEFKKYLDDPNSEIHQYIGENGIIYTYNVSFKVYSHDADKKLIDSDVLPEDMSSGGSQSSGGSGGLSVQFGTFSGNQPTKSMNFSELMPGSKGETVSKVITDSYELLYGSWPENYDEVILVLNENNGIPAEALYQLGLITRKQYDEAVEKIKNGEKADEISFDYEDVSNHKFYLLPACDHYIENEDGTFSYIEGSVLNEAKILENALELKITGVVRPVKDAANANIRTSVAYTSKLTDYIINRTNDSAIIKAQEASPDINILNNMKFESPDDEAKAADAKKYIAEMGISEKAALYKMMMLYGTDNTRDNNPNNTGGQMGGAMATDETGMATMLDVWLENDPDKEVLLAFYDQYIAGSTYEDNMNLFGKVSYDAPASISIYTDSFEDKDAIATCIENYNETVSEDVRITYTDYVALLTSSLKTIVNGISYVLIAFVAISLIVSCIMIGIITHISVLERTKEIGILRALGASKRNISQVFNAETFIIGCCSGLLGIGVSLLTLIPINAIIQALTGITDLSAKLPINASFVLIIISIIITVIGGFLPAKKAARKDPVIALRTE from the coding sequence ATGCTACAAATAAAAAATGTTGTAAAAACCTATGTTACAGGAGAATTGACACAGAATGCATTAAAAGAAGTTAGCATCAATTTTAGAAAAAACGAATTTGTTTCTATACTAGGACCCAGCGGCTCAGGAAAAACTACCCTGCTTAATATTATAGGTGGTCTTGATCGCTATAGCTGGGGAGATTTAATTATCAATGGAGTATCAACCAAGAAGTATAAGGACTCCGATTGGGATTTTTACAGAAATAATTCAATTGGCTTTGTTTTTCAAAGTTACAATCTTATACCTCATCAGAGTGTTTTATCCAATGTTGAGCTGGCATTGACCTTGTCAGGTATATCAAGAAGGGAGCGTAAGCAGCGGGCCAAGGCTGTTTTGAATAAGGTAGGTCTTGGGGATCATATTCACAAAAGGCCAAACCAATTGTCAGGGGGCCAGATGCAAAGGGTAGCTATTGCCCGTGCACTAATTAACAATCCAGATATACTGCTTGCCGATGAACCAACCGGAGCACTGGATTCTGAAACCAGTTTGCAGATTATGGATTTACTAAAAGAAATAGCAAAAGATAAGCTGGTTATTATGGTTACCCATAATTCGGATCTGGCTGAAAAATATTCTACCAGAATAGTGAAGCTTTTAGACGGGAAGATAATCGACGATTCAAATCCATATGAGGTGGAAGAAGAAGCTGTAAAACAGGAAAAAAGAAAGAAAGTATCAATGTCATTTTTAACTGCCCTGTCTCTTAGCTTTAATAATCTACGTACCAAAAAAGGCAGAACTATTCTTACTTCATTAGCCGGGTCAATAGGGATTATTGGAATTGCCTTGATTTTATCACTGTCAACAGGAATGAATGAATATATTTCAAAAGTACAAAAAGATACTATGTCATCATATCCAATAACTATTAGTTCTGAAACCATAGATATGGCTAGAATTATGGGAATGAACAGCGAGACAGTCGGAACAATTGAAGATAATACTAATCAAAATGAAGCAACTGCTGTTTATGCAGACTACAGTGATTTGGAAGCCAGTGAAATGATACTTTCTAGTTTTGTAAAAAATAACTTAACAGAGTTTAAAAAATATCTTGATGATCCTAACAGTGAAATCCATCAATATATCGGTGAGAATGGCATAATTTATACTTATAATGTGAGTTTTAAAGTTTATTCTCATGATGCAGACAAAAAGTTGATAGACAGTGATGTCTTACCTGAGGATATGTCCTCCGGAGGAAGTCAATCATCCGGTGGCAGTGGCGGTTTGAGTGTTCAATTCGGTACTTTTTCCGGTAATCAGCCAACTAAATCTATGAATTTTTCGGAACTTATGCCCGGTTCTAAGGGGGAAACTGTAAGTAAAGTAATTACTGACAGTTATGAGCTTTTGTATGGAAGCTGGCCGGAGAACTACGATGAGGTTATTCTTGTATTAAATGAAAATAACGGGATACCTGCCGAGGCTCTTTATCAGTTGGGTCTGATAACAAGAAAACAGTATGATGAGGCAGTAGAAAAAATAAAAAACGGTGAAAAAGCGGATGAAATCAGCTTTGATTATGAGGATGTCAGTAACCATAAATTTTATTTGCTTCCTGCCTGCGACCATTATATTGAAAATGAAGATGGTACATTTTCATATATAGAGGGAAGTGTTTTGAATGAAGCAAAGATACTGGAAAATGCCCTTGAACTTAAAATAACCGGTGTAGTTAGGCCTGTTAAAGATGCGGCAAATGCAAATATCAGAACTTCTGTGGCTTATACTTCAAAACTAACCGATTATATAATTAATCGTACTAATGATAGTGCAATAATTAAGGCACAGGAAGCTTCTCCTGATATTAATATTCTAAATAATATGAAGTTTGAGTCACCGGATGATGAAGCAAAGGCTGCAGATGCCAAGAAATATATTGCTGAAATGGGTATTTCCGAAAAAGCAGCTTTGTATAAAATGATGATGTTATACGGTACCGACAATACAAGAGATAATAATCCTAATAATACAGGCGGACAAATGGGTGGGGCCATGGCAACAGATGAAACCGGTATGGCAACAATGCTTGATGTATGGCTTGAAAATGACCCGGATAAAGAAGTACTACTGGCTTTCTACGATCAATACATCGCCGGTTCCACATATGAAGATAATATGAATTTATTTGGTAAGGTTAGTTACGATGCTCCTGCCTCAATCAGTATTTATACCGATAGCTTTGAAGACAAGGATGCAATTGCAACTTGCATAGAAAATTATAATGAAACCGTATCTGAAGATGTTCGCATCACTTATACTGACTATGTAGCCTTGTTAACCTCTTCTCTTAAAACAATTGTTAACGGCATTTCATATGTGTTAATTGCCTTTGTTGCGATATCGCTGATAGTCTCTTGTATTATGATAGGAATAATCACACATATTTCCGTTTTGGAAAGAACGAAGGAGATTGGTATTTTACGAGCCCTTGGTGCTTCAAAGCGCAATATTTCACAGGTATTTAATGCAGAGACCTTTATAATTGGCTGTTGTTCGGGCTTGCTAGGTATTGGTGTATCACTACTGACACTTATTCCGATTAATGCAATTATCCAAGCACTAACCGGTATCACTGACCTTTCTGCAAAGCTTCCGATAAATGCTTCTTTTGTACTTATTATTATAAGCATTATCATTACCGTAATAGGTGGTTTTCTACCTGCTAAGAAAGCAGCTAGGAAAGACCCAGTTATTGCTCTACGTACAGAGTAA